The Kiloniellales bacterium sequence ATCGTCATCTGCGGCGGCGTCATTCCGCCCCAGGACTACGAGTTCCTGCTCGGCAAGGGCGTCAGCGCGATCTACGGCCCCGGCACCAACATCCCCACGGCCGCGCACGAGGTCATCGGACTGATCCGGGAGCGAAGGGAAGCGGCGGCGGCTTAGGTCGATTGAAAGCGGGTATCGATGGCTCTGAGATGCCGACTTTCCAAGCCCTCACCGTCATGCTCAAGGTGCCCGATATCCGTCGTGCGATCGAGTTCTACACCTCGATCGGATTCGCGCTGGCCGGGACCGACGAGTTCCACTACGGCGAGGGCAACATCAACTGGGCCCGGCTGGAGAACGGCGGCGTCGACCTGATGCTGAGCGTCGGCGGCGACAACGAGCCCAAACCCTCTCAGGACTTCTTCCTCCGGGTCGAGGACGCCGACGCCTTCTACGATCTCGTCCGGGACAAGGTCACGATCCGCGCGGAACTTCGGGACCAGTTCTATGGCATGCGGGACTTCTGGTTCACCGATCTCTTCGGCTACCACTGGGGCGCCGGCCACCCGATCGAGATCGACACGGCCTGAGCGCCGCCCCCGGCTACCGCGTCACCCGCGCAACAGCCCCCAGCGCCGCTTCTTCTTCTTGAAGTCCTCGCCCGGGCGGGTCTGGTAGAGGGTGGAGTGGAACTCTTTCTGGGCCTTGGGGGCCGTGTAGTAGTAGAGCGCGATGGACTTGCGGGTCTGGTCGGGGCCGCAGGTCAGCGGGTCCGGGTGGCCGTGGTAGGAGGTGTCGGTGGTCGAGAAGATGACGCAGCGGTTGGCCAGCGGCGCGATGCGCTGCACCCGCTGCGCCATGGCCTCGTCCCAGAGCTCCAGGTGGCCGCCGAAGTCCTCGGGCCAGTCGCGGTTGAGGTAGAGCAGCAGGTTGATCCGCCGCTCCATCCCCGTGACCTTGTGGATGTTGAAGTCGGCGTGGATCTTGAGGAAGCCGCCGTCGCCGATCTGGTGCAGGCCGCCGCCCTCGAAATAGGGATCGCTCGCCAGGCCCTCGATCCCGGTCAGCGCGACCAGGCCGCGCAGGAAGGCGGCGGAGTTGAGCCAGCCAATGGTGTCGCGCGTGACCGGCCCCCAGCGCCCCTCGTCGGCCAGCGAGCCCTTGACGCCCGTGGTCCCCTTCCGGTTGGTCTTGACCTCCATGGCGTCGAGCGCCGGGAACTCGGCGCGGATCTCGTCGATGCGCGTCTCCGGCAGCAGACCGTCGATCACGATGTGGGGAAAGGGCTCGGCGCCGGCGTAGGCTTCGGCGTGCTGGGCGCAGAACGAGACCCAGCGATCCTCGCGAAGCGCGGCGCGCTCGTCGAACTCAACGATGGCCATGGCGTCTTCCTGGTATGGCGTCGGAACGGCCCAAGATGTTCGCTCCGGCCCGCCGACGCAACCGGCAATCGCGTCAAGCAAGGCCAGCCCTTTTGTGGCAATTCC is a genomic window containing:
- a CDS encoding VOC family protein, which encodes MPTFQALTVMLKVPDIRRAIEFYTSIGFALAGTDEFHYGEGNINWARLENGGVDLMLSVGGDNEPKPSQDFFLRVEDADAFYDLVRDKVTIRAELRDQFYGMRDFWFTDLFGYHWGAGHPIEIDTA
- a CDS encoding 2OG-Fe(II) oxygenase; this encodes MAIVEFDERAALREDRWVSFCAQHAEAYAGAEPFPHIVIDGLLPETRIDEIRAEFPALDAMEVKTNRKGTTGVKGSLADEGRWGPVTRDTIGWLNSAAFLRGLVALTGIEGLASDPYFEGGGLHQIGDGGFLKIHADFNIHKVTGMERRINLLLYLNRDWPEDFGGHLELWDEAMAQRVQRIAPLANRCVIFSTTDTSYHGHPDPLTCGPDQTRKSIALYYYTAPKAQKEFHSTLYQTRPGEDFKKKKRRWGLLRG